In Oleiharenicola lentus, the following are encoded in one genomic region:
- a CDS encoding citrate synthase, which produces MPTTALIKIDDKEISYPVINGSEGEKAIDARNLRKDTGYLFYDQGYGNTGSCESQITYLDGDNGILRHRGYPIEQLAEQSEFVETAYLVIYGELPSPEQRKRFGTMLRENAAIDTQMMRIFDGFPRGAPPMGMLTSIVSSLAAYYPHLATNNFEKDLANFDLTAAMAISKIRTIVAGIYRYRHGLPFNYPKDVPFCDNFLHLMFSEPYKEYAAIPEVTRALNLILLLHADHEQNCSTSTVRMVGSSGANLFTSLAAGICALSGPLHGGANTAVMQMLQAIHDEGDDGTRFIAAAKSGSKANRLMGFGHAVYRNYDPRARIIGHACDVVLNKLGKTDPLLDIAKRLEHSALNDEYFLSRKLYPNVDFYSGIIMRALGIPTELFTTMFAIGRSPGWIANWKEVASNPKGRIYRPRQVYVGPVKRDYVPIGKRG; this is translated from the coding sequence ATGCCTACCACCGCCCTCATCAAGATTGACGACAAAGAGATTTCCTACCCCGTGATCAACGGCTCAGAGGGGGAAAAGGCCATCGATGCGCGCAATCTCCGCAAGGACACCGGCTACCTCTTTTACGACCAGGGCTATGGCAACACTGGCTCTTGCGAGAGCCAGATCACCTACTTGGACGGTGATAATGGTATTTTGCGTCATCGGGGTTACCCAATTGAGCAGCTGGCCGAGCAGTCGGAATTTGTAGAGACCGCCTATCTCGTCATCTATGGCGAACTGCCTTCGCCCGAGCAGCGCAAGCGCTTCGGCACGATGCTGCGCGAGAACGCAGCCATCGACACCCAGATGATGCGGATATTCGATGGCTTCCCGCGCGGAGCCCCGCCGATGGGCATGCTCACGTCCATCGTGAGTTCGCTCGCCGCCTACTACCCGCACCTCGCGACCAATAATTTTGAGAAGGATCTCGCGAACTTCGATCTGACTGCCGCCATGGCGATATCGAAGATCCGCACGATCGTCGCCGGCATCTACCGTTATCGCCATGGCTTGCCCTTCAATTATCCGAAGGATGTGCCATTCTGCGACAATTTCCTGCACCTGATGTTCTCGGAGCCTTACAAGGAGTATGCCGCGATTCCGGAGGTTACTCGCGCGCTGAACCTCATTCTCCTGCTCCACGCCGACCACGAACAAAACTGCAGCACTTCGACCGTTCGCATGGTCGGCTCAAGCGGTGCGAATCTCTTTACGTCGCTGGCCGCGGGTATTTGTGCGCTTTCCGGCCCTCTGCATGGCGGCGCCAACACCGCGGTGATGCAGATGTTGCAGGCGATCCACGACGAAGGAGACGACGGCACCCGCTTTATTGCGGCAGCCAAGTCCGGCTCCAAAGCCAATCGCCTGATGGGCTTTGGCCATGCGGTTTATCGCAACTATGATCCCCGCGCCCGCATCATCGGGCATGCTTGCGATGTGGTGCTCAACAAGCTTGGCAAGACCGACCCGCTCTTGGACATCGCCAAGCGCCTTGAGCACTCCGCGTTGAATGACGAGTACTTCCTGTCCCGGAAGCTATATCCCAACGTCGATTTCTACTCGGGCATCATTATGCGGGCGCTCGGCATCCCCACGGAGCTCTTCACGACGATGTTCGCCATCGGTCGTTCTCCTGGCTGGATCGCCAACTGGAAAGAAGTCGCATCCAACCCGAAGGGCCGCATCTACCGTCCCCGTCAGGTTTATGTCGGACCGGTCAAGCGGGATTACGTGCCGATTGGCAAGCGTGGCTGA
- the guaA gene encoding glutamine-hydrolyzing GMP synthase translates to MAQTIAVLDFGSQLTQVIARRIRESQVYSKIYHFGTPAAKLREDGVVGVILSGGPQSVYSKSAPHPDAEIFQLGVPVLGICYGVQLMGHFLGGRVEHSKAREYGHGHLTIKKPGKLFQGLPKKLRIWNSHGDKLAKLPPGFVAVGTSENSPYSAIEDAKRGFYGIQFHPEVFHTERGVDIIRNFLVGVCRAKQDWTTKDFIAHSVADIRAKVGKGRVLLGLSGGVDSSVAAALLHKAIGSQLTCVFVDNGLLRKGERDYVRELYGKHFNIDLRVVDASALFLKRLKGVSDPETKRKIIGRTFVEVFERTLKKIGRTAEFLGQGTLYPDVIESVSIQGNPASLIKTHHNVGGLPERMKLKLVEPLRELFKDEVRRVGEALGLPREVVWRQPFPGPGLGVRVMGDITKDKLEILRNADAVLQEEMMKSGLYWKVWQSFAVFLPVKTVGVFGDERTYDYVIALRIVESTDAMTADWAKIPHDLLQKISSRITNEVRGVSRVVLDISSKPPATIEWE, encoded by the coding sequence ATGGCACAGACAATCGCCGTCTTGGATTTTGGTTCACAGCTGACGCAGGTAATCGCGCGTCGAATTCGCGAGTCCCAAGTCTACTCGAAGATTTACCACTTCGGGACACCAGCCGCAAAGCTTCGCGAGGACGGAGTTGTTGGCGTTATTCTTTCCGGCGGTCCGCAGAGCGTATATTCCAAGAGTGCACCGCACCCAGATGCGGAAATTTTCCAACTCGGTGTGCCGGTGCTGGGTATTTGTTATGGCGTGCAACTCATGGGGCACTTCCTTGGCGGTAGGGTAGAACACAGCAAGGCGCGTGAATACGGTCACGGCCATCTCACCATCAAAAAGCCCGGAAAGCTCTTCCAAGGCTTGCCAAAGAAACTGCGTATTTGGAACTCACATGGCGACAAACTGGCCAAGCTTCCACCCGGCTTCGTTGCTGTTGGCACCTCGGAAAATTCTCCGTATTCCGCAATCGAAGATGCGAAGCGCGGTTTCTATGGTATCCAGTTTCATCCTGAGGTATTCCATACCGAGCGCGGTGTGGATATTATCCGAAACTTTCTCGTGGGGGTCTGCCGTGCGAAACAGGATTGGACGACCAAAGACTTTATTGCCCACTCGGTGGCCGATATCCGTGCCAAGGTCGGCAAGGGACGCGTGCTGCTTGGTCTTTCCGGGGGTGTCGATTCCTCCGTAGCCGCTGCGCTGCTCCACAAGGCCATTGGCAGCCAACTGACTTGCGTCTTCGTTGACAACGGCCTGCTGCGTAAGGGCGAGAGGGACTACGTCCGTGAACTGTATGGCAAACACTTCAACATCGACCTCCGTGTCGTTGATGCTTCGGCCTTATTCCTCAAGCGCCTCAAGGGCGTCTCCGACCCCGAGACCAAGCGCAAGATCATTGGCCGCACATTTGTCGAAGTTTTCGAGAGAACTCTTAAGAAAATCGGCCGAACTGCCGAGTTTCTCGGACAGGGAACGTTGTATCCCGACGTCATTGAGTCGGTCTCAATCCAGGGGAACCCGGCCTCGCTGATCAAAACCCACCACAATGTTGGTGGCCTGCCTGAGCGCATGAAGCTCAAACTGGTCGAACCGCTGCGGGAACTCTTCAAGGATGAAGTCCGCCGGGTGGGCGAAGCCTTGGGCTTGCCGCGTGAGGTCGTCTGGCGCCAGCCCTTTCCGGGCCCGGGTTTGGGCGTGCGCGTCATGGGGGACATCACTAAGGATAAACTCGAGATCCTTCGCAATGCCGACGCCGTGCTACAGGAGGAAATGATGAAGTCCGGATTGTACTGGAAGGTGTGGCAGTCCTTCGCGGTTTTTCTGCCGGTGAAGACAGTGGGGGTTTTCGGCGATGAACGAACCTATGATTACGTGATCGCGCTTCGCATCGTCGAGAGCACTGATGCCATGACGGCAGACTGGGCTAAAATTCCTCACGACTTGCTCCAGAAAATTTCAAGCCGGATTACCAACGAGGTCCGTGGAGTCAGCCGAGTCGTATTGGATATAAGCTCCAAGCCGCCGGCGACTATCGAGTGGGAGTAA